A window from Hemicordylus capensis ecotype Gifberg chromosome 2, rHemCap1.1.pri, whole genome shotgun sequence encodes these proteins:
- the TMEM161A gene encoding transmembrane protein 161A isoform X2 → MGDSLRRYKHPSEEELFALAGKQKPKAKRDRRMNGVTDEKPLSVPRDIDLRLETSPITTIDALVLRYFLEYQWYVDFALYSTFIYLFTEGYYCLVDPRKEANIGILWCLLTVIFSVKIFFMVMRHYFRSEEGGERSVCLSFAFFFLLIAMIVLVIREDYLEFGLDRGLTNVNDNLEVFLMEQGWEWTIPVTKLSVRLGLVALCSFIGACLTFPGLRLAQTHLDALKMAADRPMVQLLLHASFLAPVIVVLMWIKPISRDLLLHSPMGKQTMQLMSDATYNSFRLWMIVALCVLRLAVTRLHLQAYLNLAERWVEQMKREAGRITVLEIQRKITRIYCYVTVVSLQYLGPIILTLHCTLLLKTLGEYSWGLYPESAPKSPAVDTVPVLQATPSAESGTEDIQATVQQITGALGALSAVFTPLFYRGLLSFLTWWVAVCQVVSSLFGLYFHQYLAAS, encoded by the exons ATGGGAGACAG TTTGCGCCGTTACAAGCATCCGTCAGAAGAGGAGTTGTTTGCCCTGGCTGGCAAGCAGAAACCCAAAGCCAAGCGGGACCG GAGGATGAACGGCGTTACTGATGAGAAGCCTTTATCTGTGCCCAGAGATATTGATTTGCGACTGGAGACCAGCCCCATCACGACGATCGATGCTCTGG TCCTACGCTATTTCCTGGAGTATCAATGGTATGTCGACTTTGCACTGTACTCCACATTCATCTACCTCTTCACCGAAGGCTATTACTGTCTGGTGGACCCCCGGAAGGAAGCCAATATCGGGATCCTCTGGTGCCTTCTCACCGTCATCTTCTCCGT CAAGATATTTTTCATGGTGATGCGCCACTACTTCCGCTCCGAGGAGGGAGGCGAGCGCTCCGTCTGCCTCTCCTtcgccttcttcttcctcctgatCGCCATGATCGTCCTCGTCATCCGGGAAGACTATCTCGAATTCGGCCTGGACAGGG GACTGACCAACGTCAATGACAACTTGGAGGTCTTCTTAATGGAGCAAGGGTGGGAGTGGAC GATCCCCGTGACCAAGCTGAGCGTCCGACTGGGACTGGTAGCTCTCTGCTCGTTCATCGGTGCCTGCCTCACCTTCCCAGGACTGCGCCTGGCTCAGACACACTTGGACGCCCTCAAGATGGCAGCTGACCGACCAATGGTCCA ACTCCTCCTCCATGCCAGCTTCCTCGCCCCTGTGATCGTTGTGCTGATGTGGATCAAGCCCATTTCCCGGGACCTCCTCTTGCACTCCCCCATGGGCAAGCAAACCATGCAGCT CATGTCTGACGCCACCTACAATTCCTTCCGCCTCTGGATGATTGTGGCACTCTGCGTCCTGCGCTTGGCCGTCACTCGCCTCCACCTCCAAGCCTATCTGAACCTTGCGGAGCGCTGGGTGGAGCAGATGAAGAGAGAGGCCGGCCGCATCACCGTGCTAGAGATCCAGCGGAAG ATCACCCGAATTTACTGCTATGTAACCGTGGTCAGCTTGCAGTACTTGGGTCCGATCATTCTCACCCTACACTGCACACTGCTCCTCAAAACTCTCG GCGAATACTCCTGGGGTCTTTATCCAGAATCTGCCCCCAAATCCCCGGCAGTGGATACAGTGCCTGTGCTCCAAGCTACCCCCTCGGCTGAATCTGGGACAGAAGACATCCAAGCCACGGTTCAGCAGATCACGGGGGCCCTCGGCGCTCTAAGCGCCGTCTTCACGCCCCTCTTCTACCGTGGGCTCCTCTCTTTCCTCACCTGGTGGGTGGCTGTCTGCCAGGTCGTCTCCAGTCTCTTCGGGCTCTATTTCCACCAATATCTGGCTGCGTCCTAA
- the TMEM161A gene encoding transmembrane protein 161A isoform X4 encodes MCGVLRYFLEYQWYVDFALYSTFIYLFTEGYYCLVDPRKEANIGILWCLLTVIFSVKIFFMVMRHYFRSEEGGERSVCLSFAFFFLLIAMIVLVIREDYLEFGLDRGLTNVNDNLEVFLMEQGWEWTIPVTKLSVRLGLVALCSFIGACLTFPGLRLAQTHLDALKMAADRPMVQLLLHASFLAPVIVVLMWIKPISRDLLLHSPMGKQTMQLMSDATYNSFRLWMIVALCVLRLAVTRLHLQAYLNLAERWVEQMKREAGRITVLEIQRKITRIYCYVTVVSLQYLGPIILTLHCTLLLKTLGEYSWGLYPESAPKSPAVDTVPVLQATPSAESGTEDIQATVQQITGALGALSAVFTPLFYRGLLSFLTWWVAVCQVVSSLFGLYFHQYLAAS; translated from the exons ATGTGTGGAG TCCTACGCTATTTCCTGGAGTATCAATGGTATGTCGACTTTGCACTGTACTCCACATTCATCTACCTCTTCACCGAAGGCTATTACTGTCTGGTGGACCCCCGGAAGGAAGCCAATATCGGGATCCTCTGGTGCCTTCTCACCGTCATCTTCTCCGT CAAGATATTTTTCATGGTGATGCGCCACTACTTCCGCTCCGAGGAGGGAGGCGAGCGCTCCGTCTGCCTCTCCTtcgccttcttcttcctcctgatCGCCATGATCGTCCTCGTCATCCGGGAAGACTATCTCGAATTCGGCCTGGACAGGG GACTGACCAACGTCAATGACAACTTGGAGGTCTTCTTAATGGAGCAAGGGTGGGAGTGGAC GATCCCCGTGACCAAGCTGAGCGTCCGACTGGGACTGGTAGCTCTCTGCTCGTTCATCGGTGCCTGCCTCACCTTCCCAGGACTGCGCCTGGCTCAGACACACTTGGACGCCCTCAAGATGGCAGCTGACCGACCAATGGTCCA ACTCCTCCTCCATGCCAGCTTCCTCGCCCCTGTGATCGTTGTGCTGATGTGGATCAAGCCCATTTCCCGGGACCTCCTCTTGCACTCCCCCATGGGCAAGCAAACCATGCAGCT CATGTCTGACGCCACCTACAATTCCTTCCGCCTCTGGATGATTGTGGCACTCTGCGTCCTGCGCTTGGCCGTCACTCGCCTCCACCTCCAAGCCTATCTGAACCTTGCGGAGCGCTGGGTGGAGCAGATGAAGAGAGAGGCCGGCCGCATCACCGTGCTAGAGATCCAGCGGAAG ATCACCCGAATTTACTGCTATGTAACCGTGGTCAGCTTGCAGTACTTGGGTCCGATCATTCTCACCCTACACTGCACACTGCTCCTCAAAACTCTCG GCGAATACTCCTGGGGTCTTTATCCAGAATCTGCCCCCAAATCCCCGGCAGTGGATACAGTGCCTGTGCTCCAAGCTACCCCCTCGGCTGAATCTGGGACAGAAGACATCCAAGCCACGGTTCAGCAGATCACGGGGGCCCTCGGCGCTCTAAGCGCCGTCTTCACGCCCCTCTTCTACCGTGGGCTCCTCTCTTTCCTCACCTGGTGGGTGGCTGTCTGCCAGGTCGTCTCCAGTCTCTTCGGGCTCTATTTCCACCAATATCTGGCTGCGTCCTAA
- the TMEM161A gene encoding transmembrane protein 161A isoform X3: protein MALMGVQLVVSLLVASLMQKMAPHWSFARWLLCNGSLRRYKHPSEEELFALAGKQKPKAKRDRRMNGVTDEKPLSVPRDIDLRLETSPITTIDALVLRYFLEYQWYVDFALYSTFIYLFTEGYYCLVDPRKEANIGILWCLLTVIFSVKIFFMVMRHYFRSEEGGERSVCLSFAFFFLLIAMIVLVIREDYLEFGLDRGLTNVNDNLEVFLMEQGWEWTIPVTKLSVRLGLVALCSFIGACLTFPGLRLAQTHLDALKMAADRPMVQLLLHASFLAPVIVVLMWIKPISRDLLLHSPMGKQTMQLMSDATYNSFRLWMIVALCVLRLAVTRLHLQAYLNLAERWVEQMKREAGRITVLEIQRKITRIYCYVTVVSLQYLGPIILTLHCTLLLKTLGAQSGVLHT, encoded by the exons ATG GCGCTGATGGGTGTGCAGCTCGTAGTGTCCTTGTTGGTGGCCAGCCTCATGCAGAAGATGGCACCCCACTGGTCCTTCGCACGGTGGCTCTTGTGCAATGGAAG TTTGCGCCGTTACAAGCATCCGTCAGAAGAGGAGTTGTTTGCCCTGGCTGGCAAGCAGAAACCCAAAGCCAAGCGGGACCG GAGGATGAACGGCGTTACTGATGAGAAGCCTTTATCTGTGCCCAGAGATATTGATTTGCGACTGGAGACCAGCCCCATCACGACGATCGATGCTCTGG TCCTACGCTATTTCCTGGAGTATCAATGGTATGTCGACTTTGCACTGTACTCCACATTCATCTACCTCTTCACCGAAGGCTATTACTGTCTGGTGGACCCCCGGAAGGAAGCCAATATCGGGATCCTCTGGTGCCTTCTCACCGTCATCTTCTCCGT CAAGATATTTTTCATGGTGATGCGCCACTACTTCCGCTCCGAGGAGGGAGGCGAGCGCTCCGTCTGCCTCTCCTtcgccttcttcttcctcctgatCGCCATGATCGTCCTCGTCATCCGGGAAGACTATCTCGAATTCGGCCTGGACAGGG GACTGACCAACGTCAATGACAACTTGGAGGTCTTCTTAATGGAGCAAGGGTGGGAGTGGAC GATCCCCGTGACCAAGCTGAGCGTCCGACTGGGACTGGTAGCTCTCTGCTCGTTCATCGGTGCCTGCCTCACCTTCCCAGGACTGCGCCTGGCTCAGACACACTTGGACGCCCTCAAGATGGCAGCTGACCGACCAATGGTCCA ACTCCTCCTCCATGCCAGCTTCCTCGCCCCTGTGATCGTTGTGCTGATGTGGATCAAGCCCATTTCCCGGGACCTCCTCTTGCACTCCCCCATGGGCAAGCAAACCATGCAGCT CATGTCTGACGCCACCTACAATTCCTTCCGCCTCTGGATGATTGTGGCACTCTGCGTCCTGCGCTTGGCCGTCACTCGCCTCCACCTCCAAGCCTATCTGAACCTTGCGGAGCGCTGGGTGGAGCAGATGAAGAGAGAGGCCGGCCGCATCACCGTGCTAGAGATCCAGCGGAAG ATCACCCGAATTTACTGCTATGTAACCGTGGTCAGCTTGCAGTACTTGGGTCCGATCATTCTCACCCTACACTGCACACTGCTCCTCAAAACTCTCG gagcccagagcggtgtactacatacttga
- the TMEM161A gene encoding transmembrane protein 161A isoform X1 produces the protein MALMGVQLVVSLLVASLMQKMAPHWSFARWLLCNGSLRRYKHPSEEELFALAGKQKPKAKRDRRMNGVTDEKPLSVPRDIDLRLETSPITTIDALVLRYFLEYQWYVDFALYSTFIYLFTEGYYCLVDPRKEANIGILWCLLTVIFSVKIFFMVMRHYFRSEEGGERSVCLSFAFFFLLIAMIVLVIREDYLEFGLDRGLTNVNDNLEVFLMEQGWEWTIPVTKLSVRLGLVALCSFIGACLTFPGLRLAQTHLDALKMAADRPMVQLLLHASFLAPVIVVLMWIKPISRDLLLHSPMGKQTMQLMSDATYNSFRLWMIVALCVLRLAVTRLHLQAYLNLAERWVEQMKREAGRITVLEIQRKITRIYCYVTVVSLQYLGPIILTLHCTLLLKTLGEYSWGLYPESAPKSPAVDTVPVLQATPSAESGTEDIQATVQQITGALGALSAVFTPLFYRGLLSFLTWWVAVCQVVSSLFGLYFHQYLAAS, from the exons ATG GCGCTGATGGGTGTGCAGCTCGTAGTGTCCTTGTTGGTGGCCAGCCTCATGCAGAAGATGGCACCCCACTGGTCCTTCGCACGGTGGCTCTTGTGCAATGGAAG TTTGCGCCGTTACAAGCATCCGTCAGAAGAGGAGTTGTTTGCCCTGGCTGGCAAGCAGAAACCCAAAGCCAAGCGGGACCG GAGGATGAACGGCGTTACTGATGAGAAGCCTTTATCTGTGCCCAGAGATATTGATTTGCGACTGGAGACCAGCCCCATCACGACGATCGATGCTCTGG TCCTACGCTATTTCCTGGAGTATCAATGGTATGTCGACTTTGCACTGTACTCCACATTCATCTACCTCTTCACCGAAGGCTATTACTGTCTGGTGGACCCCCGGAAGGAAGCCAATATCGGGATCCTCTGGTGCCTTCTCACCGTCATCTTCTCCGT CAAGATATTTTTCATGGTGATGCGCCACTACTTCCGCTCCGAGGAGGGAGGCGAGCGCTCCGTCTGCCTCTCCTtcgccttcttcttcctcctgatCGCCATGATCGTCCTCGTCATCCGGGAAGACTATCTCGAATTCGGCCTGGACAGGG GACTGACCAACGTCAATGACAACTTGGAGGTCTTCTTAATGGAGCAAGGGTGGGAGTGGAC GATCCCCGTGACCAAGCTGAGCGTCCGACTGGGACTGGTAGCTCTCTGCTCGTTCATCGGTGCCTGCCTCACCTTCCCAGGACTGCGCCTGGCTCAGACACACTTGGACGCCCTCAAGATGGCAGCTGACCGACCAATGGTCCA ACTCCTCCTCCATGCCAGCTTCCTCGCCCCTGTGATCGTTGTGCTGATGTGGATCAAGCCCATTTCCCGGGACCTCCTCTTGCACTCCCCCATGGGCAAGCAAACCATGCAGCT CATGTCTGACGCCACCTACAATTCCTTCCGCCTCTGGATGATTGTGGCACTCTGCGTCCTGCGCTTGGCCGTCACTCGCCTCCACCTCCAAGCCTATCTGAACCTTGCGGAGCGCTGGGTGGAGCAGATGAAGAGAGAGGCCGGCCGCATCACCGTGCTAGAGATCCAGCGGAAG ATCACCCGAATTTACTGCTATGTAACCGTGGTCAGCTTGCAGTACTTGGGTCCGATCATTCTCACCCTACACTGCACACTGCTCCTCAAAACTCTCG GCGAATACTCCTGGGGTCTTTATCCAGAATCTGCCCCCAAATCCCCGGCAGTGGATACAGTGCCTGTGCTCCAAGCTACCCCCTCGGCTGAATCTGGGACAGAAGACATCCAAGCCACGGTTCAGCAGATCACGGGGGCCCTCGGCGCTCTAAGCGCCGTCTTCACGCCCCTCTTCTACCGTGGGCTCCTCTCTTTCCTCACCTGGTGGGTGGCTGTCTGCCAGGTCGTCTCCAGTCTCTTCGGGCTCTATTTCCACCAATATCTGGCTGCGTCCTAA